TCGCGCATTATCCTTCCGCTATCGGCGCATCAATGCAACCGTAATAGATTCACTTGCCCGCGCGCCCGATGTGAACGAGGACTTTGTCCCGGATCCAATCGGTGAAGACCTATCACCCGCATTTTTCCGGGGCGATAAAGTCAACGTGGGATTCAACGAATACATCGCCTCCTTCAACGAATTTATCCCGCTCGTCGGCCGCTCTACACTCGCACTCCAGATCTTTGGAGCCTACAAAGACAGCTATGTCAAAGAAGTGCAACAAGAGGGCGGCACATTCGAAGGCGTATTCTATTACCCCCTGCGCTATTATCTGGGCGGTCTGGGCACCTTGCGCGGCTATCCGTATTTCACAATCGCAGGCGGCAAAGCCCTCTTTGGTCGCACCACGCTGACCCTGCCCATCTTCAAGCGCATTGGCGCGGAACTCCCGCCCCTCTTCTTCGACAAAATTTACGCCTCGCTCTTCTTTGAATTTGGCGGCGTATCCAATGCCGCCAGTCTCGGCGATATTTTTGACGTAAACGAAGAATTACACAGTGGGCGATGGGACAAATTCAAAGACTCTTTCCTATTCGACTACGGCGCCGAAATCCGATTCCAGATATTTTCACATTACCGCTTGCCCCTGTTCGGCTATTTCATCGTCGCCCGCCCCACCAAACTCGAAGTCCCAGCCCGCAACAATCCTGAGATCATCGAAGAGGTAAGTGGGACGCGCTTCTATTTTGGTCTGTCATTGTAAAACCACCTCTCGCAATTCAGTGCTCCGCCTATAAACTGGCGGAGCACTTTTTGCCGTTTTAACGCTTATGCTTCAACTCATCCACGCGATGCGTCCGCGCGAATGGGTCAAAAATGTCTTTGTGCTGGCCGCACTCGTTTTTACCAAACGCATTTTTGAACCCAACGACCTCCTTCAAGGCGGTCTGGCTCTTGTTTGTTTTTGCCTCATTTCTGGCGCAGCGTATCTATTCAACGACATCCGAGACAGAGAAAACGACCGCCAGCATCCTCTGAAACGCCATCGCCCAATAGCCTCGGGTGCATTGCGTATCTCTGTCGCCGCCATCGCCGCTATCCTCCTCGCCCTGATCGCCCTGATTGGGGGATTTTACGTACATCCCCATTTTGGCATCGTCATCCTCATCTATGCAGTACTGAACATCGCCTATACGCTGTACCTCAAACACATCGTCATCCTCGATGTCATGATCATCGCCGCGGGATTTCTTCTGCGCGCCATCGGAGGTGCAGTGGCGATTCAGGT
The Gemmatimonadota bacterium genome window above contains:
- a CDS encoding decaprenyl-phosphate phosphoribosyltransferase, producing the protein MLQLIHAMRPREWVKNVFVLAALVFTKRIFEPNDLLQGGLALVCFCLISGAAYLFNDIRDRENDRQHPLKRHRPIASGALRISVAAIAAILLALIALIGGFYVHPHFGIVILIYAVLNIAYTLYLKHIVILDVMIIAAGFLLRAIGGAVAIQVAISSWFILCTMLLALFLGFAKRRHELALLEGDASTHRRILAEYSPQFLDQMIAIVTAGALVSYALYTMSPEVIEKLDTQYLNLTIPFVIYGMLRYLYLIYKKDGGGNPTSTVLGDIPLLIACALWLLTLGVILYI